From Streptomyces sp. HUAS MG91, the proteins below share one genomic window:
- a CDS encoding fumarate reductase/succinate dehydrogenase flavoprotein subunit, whose protein sequence is MTSSREYTDYSTGEPVVDSKAPTGPVHERWDTRRFEAKLVNPANRRKHTVIVVGTGLAGGSAGATLAEQGYHVVQFCFQDSPRRAHSVAAQGGINAAKNYRNDGDSVHRLFYDTVKGGDFRARESNVHRLAQISVEIIDQCVAQGVPFAREYGGLLDNRSFGGVQVSRTFYARGQTGQQLLLGAYQALSRQVAAGNIELHPRTEMLDLVIVDGKARGIVARDLVTGKIDTYFADAVVLASGGYGNVFYLSTNAMNSNATAIWRAHRRGAYFANPCFTQIHPTCIPRTGDHQSKLTLMSESLRNDGRIWVPKAKGDDRPANQIPEDERDYYLERIYPSFGNLVPRDIASRAAKNVCDEGRGVGPGGQGVYLDFADAIQRMGRKAVEAKYGNLFDMYQRITDEDPYQVPMRIYPAVHYTMGGLWVDYDLSTTIPGLFAIGEANFSDHGANRLGASALMQGLADGYFVLPATINDYLAKNPHHDEVSADHPDVQEVVAETEDRLNLLLSVDGDRTPDSFHRELGELMWEFCGMARTDSGLRKALERIPQIREEFWRRIKVPGVGEEFNQSLEKANRIVDYLELAELMCLDALHRAESCGGHFREESQTPDGEAARRDDEFSYAAAWEFTGTGEAPTLHKEDLVFEYVHPTQRSYA, encoded by the coding sequence ATGACCTCGTCCCGTGAGTACACCGACTACTCCACCGGTGAACCCGTCGTCGACTCCAAGGCGCCGACCGGACCCGTGCACGAGCGCTGGGACACCCGGCGCTTCGAGGCGAAGCTGGTCAACCCCGCCAATCGCCGCAAGCACACCGTCATCGTCGTCGGCACCGGCCTCGCCGGCGGTTCGGCCGGCGCGACGCTCGCCGAGCAGGGCTACCACGTCGTGCAGTTCTGCTTCCAGGACTCGCCGCGCCGCGCCCACTCGGTCGCCGCGCAGGGCGGCATCAACGCCGCGAAGAACTACCGCAACGACGGCGACTCCGTGCACCGCCTCTTCTACGACACCGTCAAGGGTGGCGACTTCCGCGCCCGCGAGTCGAACGTGCACCGCCTCGCGCAGATCTCCGTCGAGATCATCGACCAGTGCGTGGCGCAGGGCGTGCCCTTCGCCCGTGAGTACGGCGGACTGCTCGACAACCGCTCCTTCGGCGGTGTCCAGGTCTCCCGCACGTTCTACGCCCGCGGGCAGACGGGCCAGCAGCTGCTGCTCGGCGCCTACCAGGCGCTTAGCCGCCAGGTCGCCGCGGGCAACATCGAGCTGCATCCCCGTACCGAGATGCTCGACCTCGTCATCGTCGACGGGAAGGCGCGGGGGATCGTGGCCCGCGACCTCGTCACCGGAAAGATCGACACGTACTTCGCGGACGCCGTCGTGCTGGCCTCCGGTGGCTACGGCAACGTCTTCTACCTGTCGACGAACGCCATGAACTCCAACGCCACGGCGATCTGGCGGGCGCACCGGCGCGGCGCCTACTTCGCCAACCCCTGCTTCACCCAGATCCACCCCACCTGCATCCCGCGCACCGGCGACCACCAGTCGAAGCTGACCCTGATGAGCGAGTCGCTGCGCAACGACGGCCGCATCTGGGTGCCGAAGGCCAAGGGCGACGACCGGCCCGCGAACCAGATCCCCGAGGACGAGCGCGACTACTACCTGGAGCGCATCTACCCCTCGTTCGGCAACCTCGTGCCGCGCGACATCGCCTCCCGCGCCGCCAAGAACGTGTGCGACGAGGGCCGGGGCGTGGGACCCGGCGGGCAGGGTGTCTACCTGGACTTCGCCGACGCCATCCAGCGCATGGGCCGCAAGGCCGTCGAGGCCAAGTACGGCAACCTCTTCGACATGTACCAGCGGATCACCGACGAGGACCCGTACCAGGTGCCCATGCGGATCTACCCGGCCGTGCACTACACGATGGGCGGTCTGTGGGTCGACTACGACCTGTCGACCACGATCCCGGGCCTGTTCGCGATCGGCGAGGCCAACTTCTCCGACCACGGCGCCAACCGCCTCGGCGCCTCCGCGCTGATGCAGGGCCTGGCCGACGGCTACTTCGTGCTCCCGGCCACGATCAACGACTACCTGGCGAAGAACCCGCACCACGACGAGGTGAGCGCCGACCACCCGGACGTGCAGGAGGTCGTCGCCGAGACCGAGGACCGGCTCAATCTGCTGCTGTCCGTCGACGGCGACCGCACCCCCGACTCCTTCCACCGCGAACTCGGCGAACTGATGTGGGAGTTCTGCGGCATGGCCCGCACGGACTCCGGACTGCGCAAGGCGCTGGAGCGCATCCCGCAGATCCGCGAGGAGTTCTGGCGCCGCATCAAGGTGCCCGGCGTCGGCGAGGAGTTCAACCAGTCCCTGGAGAAGGCGAACCGCATCGTCGACTACCTGGAGCTGGCCGAGCTGATGTGCCTCGACGCGCTGCACCGCGCCGAGTCCTGCGGCGGCCACTTCCGCGAGGAGTCGCAGACTCCCGACGGCGAGGCCGCCCGCCGGGACGACGAGTTCTCCTACGCCGCCGCGTGGGAGTTCACCGGCACCGGCGAAGCGCCCACCCTGCACAAGGAAGACCTGGTCTTCGAGTACGTCCACCCCACTCAGCGGAGCTACGCATGA
- a CDS encoding LLM class flavin-dependent oxidoreductase translates to MTTVIETTRFSVLDRSRTREGHSGPDALRDTVALAQDLERLGYHRFWVSEHHGVPGVAGSAPTVLAAAVAGATRRLRVGTGGVMLPNHQPLVVAEQFGVLESLFPGRIDMGLGRSVGFTDGVRRALGRDKDVADDFAGQLDELLAFFTGTSATRAHARPSEGLTVPPFVLAMGEGASIAARAGLPMVIGDLRSREKMLRGIDRYRAEFRPSAWAAEPYVVISGTVAVAGSEPEARRLLIPEAWSMAHSRTHGTFPPLPPAERVASLELTAREREFYEAGLRGHIAGTEAQVADELESVIKESGAQEVLVTTSTYDREGLLESYRRLARIARLTPA, encoded by the coding sequence GTGACCACCGTGATCGAAACGACCCGCTTCTCCGTCCTGGACCGCTCCCGCACCCGCGAGGGCCACTCGGGACCCGACGCGCTGCGCGACACCGTCGCCCTCGCCCAGGACCTGGAGCGGCTCGGCTATCACCGGTTCTGGGTCAGCGAACACCACGGGGTGCCCGGGGTCGCCGGTTCGGCTCCGACGGTGCTGGCGGCCGCCGTCGCGGGGGCCACCCGCAGGCTGCGCGTCGGCACCGGCGGCGTGATGCTGCCCAACCATCAGCCGCTGGTGGTGGCCGAGCAGTTCGGGGTCCTGGAGTCGCTGTTCCCGGGCCGGATCGACATGGGCCTGGGCCGGTCGGTCGGGTTCACGGACGGGGTGCGCCGGGCGCTCGGCCGGGACAAGGACGTCGCCGACGACTTCGCGGGCCAGCTCGACGAACTGCTCGCGTTCTTCACCGGCACGTCGGCGACGCGCGCCCACGCCCGCCCGTCCGAGGGGCTGACCGTGCCGCCGTTCGTCCTGGCGATGGGCGAGGGGGCCTCGATCGCGGCCCGCGCGGGCCTGCCCATGGTCATCGGTGACCTGCGGAGCCGGGAGAAGATGCTGCGCGGCATCGACCGCTACCGCGCCGAGTTCCGCCCCTCCGCCTGGGCGGCGGAGCCGTACGTGGTGATCTCCGGGACGGTCGCGGTCGCGGGCAGCGAGCCGGAGGCCCGCCGCCTGCTGATCCCGGAGGCGTGGTCGATGGCGCACTCGCGCACGCACGGCACGTTCCCGCCGCTGCCGCCCGCCGAGCGGGTGGCGTCCCTGGAGCTGACCGCGAGGGAGCGCGAGTTCTACGAGGCGGGGCTGCGCGGGCACATCGCGGGCACGGAAGCGCAGGTCGCCGACGAGCTGGAGTCGGTGATCAAGGAGAGCGGGGCGCAGGAGGTGCTGGTGACGACCAGTACGTACGACCGTGAGGGCCTGCTGGAGTCGTACCGGCGGCTGGCCCGGATCGCCCGTCTGACACCCGCCTGA
- a CDS encoding acyl-CoA synthetase: MYPGTYDRARPAVVTADGDTTLTYGELEENSLRLADHLRTRGLRRGDHLALLCGNNPRVMEVYWAAMRSGLYLTAVNHHLTADEAAYIVRDCGASALVVSGPLSELGSAVADLAPGITHVLNLDDGTYDAALAAASAEPPAVQPRGTDMLYSSGTTGRPKGVRPALPEGDVRTEPSTVQLLFQPMYGFDEETVYLCPAPLYHAAPLRFCGTITATGGTVVLMNSFDAQGALAAVERHRVTHSQWVPTMFVRMLKLPDAVRERYDISSMKVAVHAAAPCPLEVKRRMMEWWGPVLYEYYSSTEGNGITFIGPDEWLRKPGSVGRAGLLGELRICDEEGKVLPPGETGTVYFERDELPFRYHRDDDRTREAQHPEHPAWTTTGDIGHVDEDGYLFLTDRKAFMIISGGVNIYPQEIEDCLVLHPAVADVAVVGVPDEEMGESVRAYVEPAEGAPCGPESAAELIAYVRDRMAHYKVPRDVEFVASLPRTPTGKLAKGRLRQGSSRRR, translated from the coding sequence ATGTATCCGGGAACGTACGACCGAGCTAGGCCGGCCGTCGTCACGGCCGACGGCGACACCACTCTCACCTACGGCGAGCTGGAGGAGAACTCCCTGCGCCTCGCCGACCATCTGCGCACGCGCGGGCTGCGCCGGGGCGACCACCTCGCCCTGCTCTGCGGCAACAACCCGCGCGTCATGGAGGTCTACTGGGCCGCGATGCGCTCGGGCCTCTACCTCACGGCCGTCAACCACCACCTCACCGCCGACGAGGCCGCCTACATCGTGCGCGACTGCGGGGCGAGCGCCCTCGTCGTCTCCGGGCCGCTGAGCGAACTGGGCTCGGCCGTCGCCGACTTGGCGCCCGGAATCACCCATGTCCTCAACCTCGACGACGGGACCTACGACGCCGCGCTGGCCGCCGCCTCCGCCGAGCCGCCCGCCGTGCAGCCGCGCGGCACCGACATGCTCTACTCGTCCGGGACCACCGGGCGGCCCAAGGGCGTCCGCCCCGCCCTGCCGGAGGGTGACGTGCGCACCGAACCGTCCACGGTGCAGCTGCTCTTCCAGCCCATGTACGGCTTCGACGAGGAGACGGTCTACCTCTGCCCCGCGCCGCTCTACCACGCGGCGCCACTGCGCTTCTGCGGCACGATCACCGCCACCGGCGGCACCGTCGTCCTCATGAACTCCTTCGACGCGCAAGGGGCGTTGGCGGCCGTCGAACGGCACCGGGTCACCCACAGCCAGTGGGTGCCGACCATGTTCGTCCGGATGCTGAAACTCCCGGACGCCGTCCGCGAGCGGTACGACATCTCGTCGATGAAGGTCGCCGTGCACGCGGCGGCGCCCTGTCCCCTGGAGGTGAAGCGGCGGATGATGGAGTGGTGGGGACCGGTCCTGTACGAGTACTACTCGTCCACCGAGGGTAACGGGATCACGTTCATCGGCCCGGACGAGTGGCTGCGCAAACCGGGTTCCGTCGGACGAGCCGGTCTCCTCGGCGAGTTGAGGATCTGCGACGAGGAGGGGAAGGTCCTGCCGCCAGGGGAGACCGGCACCGTCTACTTCGAGCGCGACGAACTCCCGTTCCGCTATCACCGCGACGACGACCGCACCCGCGAGGCCCAGCACCCCGAGCATCCGGCGTGGACCACCACGGGGGACATCGGGCACGTCGACGAGGACGGCTACCTCTTCCTCACCGACCGCAAGGCCTTCATGATCATCTCGGGTGGGGTCAACATCTACCCGCAGGAGATCGAGGACTGCCTCGTCCTGCACCCGGCGGTCGCCGACGTGGCCGTCGTCGGGGTGCCGGACGAGGAGATGGGGGAGTCGGTACGGGCGTACGTGGAGCCCGCCGAAGGAGCCCCGTGCGGACCGGAGTCGGCCGCCGAACTGATCGCGTACGTCCGTGACCGGATGGCGCACTACAAGGTGCCCAGGGACGTCGAGTTCGTCGCGTCGCTGCCGCGCACGCCCACCGGAAAACTGGCCAAGGGCAGGCTCCGTCAGGGCAGCAGCCGCCGCAGATAG
- a CDS encoding phosphodiester glycosidase family protein, translating into MNSRLLGAGAALCVVALVGAAPSPAVSAPRHGLPLGAAGLSETRTTRTLQPGVTLTRIVRGTDTPAMDWTVELSIPGGAGSPDPDAPPTALKDEESAGELLASLRAKGFDARSEKVTTPATADYAGGTLGWRVRVGTFPDESAATAERTRLRAAGYTGSAWYTGWDGDAGDRGPWHIDVLTIDPKKFHGDLKASYGPDLENRETTSALAAADGATAGINAGFFVLDPKAGAPGDPAGVGVYDGQLLSEAVNGRPGLVVDDSARATAITRFTWSGTVTAGRTSLPLDGVDRVPGLIRNCGGTADDLPTARPLHDTTCTDPDELVAFTAEFGKETPKGEGAEAVLDRHGKVVEVRASRGGTLPAGGRSVQATGVYAAKLTALAQVGRPLRVRSGLKDAKGRPVTPSRTTSVLNGGPELVRDGRVHVTPATDGMVQPGNPSFYYGWVHKRNPRTFAGTDAAGRTVLVTADGRGTGSLGLSIPESAAVARALGLKDAMNLDGGGSTTMVVDGQVINDPSDATGERPVGDALLVLPAKN; encoded by the coding sequence GTGAACAGCAGACTGCTCGGCGCCGGCGCGGCACTGTGCGTCGTCGCGCTCGTGGGAGCGGCACCGTCACCGGCCGTGTCGGCGCCCCGGCACGGACTGCCGCTGGGCGCGGCCGGCCTGTCCGAGACCCGGACGACGCGGACCCTCCAGCCCGGCGTGACGCTCACCCGCATCGTGCGCGGCACCGACACCCCGGCCATGGACTGGACCGTGGAGCTCTCCATCCCGGGCGGCGCCGGATCCCCCGACCCGGACGCGCCGCCCACCGCGCTCAAGGACGAGGAGAGCGCGGGCGAACTCCTCGCCTCGCTGCGCGCGAAGGGCTTCGACGCCCGCTCCGAGAAGGTGACCACCCCGGCGACCGCCGACTACGCGGGCGGCACGCTCGGCTGGCGGGTCCGCGTCGGCACCTTCCCGGACGAGAGCGCGGCCACCGCCGAACGCACCCGGCTGCGCGCCGCCGGATACACCGGATCCGCCTGGTACACCGGCTGGGACGGCGACGCGGGCGACCGCGGCCCCTGGCACATCGACGTCCTCACCATCGACCCGAAGAAGTTCCACGGCGACCTCAAGGCCTCCTACGGCCCCGACCTGGAGAACCGCGAGACGACCAGCGCGCTCGCCGCCGCCGACGGAGCCACCGCCGGGATCAACGCGGGCTTCTTCGTCCTCGACCCCAAGGCGGGCGCCCCCGGCGACCCGGCCGGCGTCGGCGTCTACGACGGGCAACTGCTCAGCGAGGCCGTGAACGGCCGCCCCGGCCTCGTCGTCGACGACTCCGCGCGCGCCACCGCGATCACCCGCTTCACCTGGAGCGGCACCGTCACCGCGGGGCGCACCTCGCTGCCGCTGGACGGCGTCGACCGCGTCCCCGGCCTGATCCGCAACTGCGGCGGCACCGCCGACGACCTCCCGACGGCCCGCCCCCTGCACGACACGACCTGCACCGACCCGGACGAACTCGTCGCTTTCACAGCCGAGTTCGGCAAGGAGACCCCGAAGGGCGAGGGCGCCGAGGCCGTCCTCGACCGGCACGGCAAGGTCGTCGAGGTGCGCGCCTCGCGCGGCGGCACCCTGCCCGCGGGAGGCCGCAGCGTGCAGGCGACCGGCGTCTACGCCGCGAAACTCACCGCCCTCGCCCAGGTCGGCCGGCCCCTGCGCGTCCGGAGCGGACTGAAGGACGCCAAGGGCCGCCCCGTCACGCCGTCCCGCACCACCAGCGTCCTCAACGGCGGCCCCGAACTGGTCCGCGACGGCCGCGTCCACGTCACCCCGGCCACCGACGGCATGGTCCAGCCCGGCAACCCGAGCTTCTACTACGGCTGGGTGCACAAGCGGAACCCGCGCACCTTCGCCGGTACGGACGCCGCCGGCCGGACCGTGCTCGTCACCGCCGACGGCCGCGGCACCGGATCGCTCGGCCTGAGCATCCCGGAGAGCGCGGCGGTCGCCCGGGCGCTGGGGCTCAAGGACGCCATGAACCTCGACGGCGGCGGCTCGACCACGATGGTCGTCGACGGCCAGGTCATCAACGACCCGTCCGACGCCACCGGCGAACGCCCGGTCGGCGACGCCCTCCTCGTGCTCCCCGCCAAGAACTGA
- a CDS encoding succinate dehydrogenase, translating into MARTVWDSSVGKKTVMAVSGIVMLLYLVAHMIGNLKIFFGPEEINHYARWLRTMGGPVLHYEWGLWIARVVLVVAVVAHATSAYQLSRRDIKARPSKYVHKKPSASYATRTMRWGGIILGLFIVWHILDLTTGTVHPGGYQHLHPYQNIIDTFSTWYGNVTYIVAMLALGLHIQHGFWSAAQTLGVGSRTRDRVLKTVGNALAALLTLGFIAVPVGVMTGLVS; encoded by the coding sequence ATGGCACGCACGGTGTGGGACAGCTCCGTCGGGAAGAAGACCGTGATGGCGGTCAGCGGCATCGTGATGCTGCTCTACCTGGTCGCCCACATGATCGGAAACCTCAAGATCTTCTTCGGTCCCGAGGAGATCAACCACTACGCGCGCTGGCTGCGCACCATGGGCGGCCCGGTCCTGCACTACGAGTGGGGCCTGTGGATCGCGCGCGTCGTGCTCGTCGTCGCCGTGGTGGCGCACGCCACGTCCGCGTACCAGCTCAGCCGCCGCGACATCAAGGCACGGCCCAGCAAGTACGTGCACAAGAAGCCGAGCGCCAGTTACGCCACGCGCACCATGCGCTGGGGCGGCATCATCCTCGGCCTGTTCATCGTCTGGCACATCCTCGACCTGACGACCGGCACCGTGCACCCCGGCGGATACCAGCACCTGCACCCGTACCAGAACATCATCGACACGTTCTCGACCTGGTACGGCAACGTCACCTACATCGTCGCGATGCTCGCCCTCGGCCTGCACATCCAGCACGGGTTCTGGAGCGCCGCGCAGACCCTCGGCGTCGGCAGCCGTACCCGTGACCGCGTCCTGAAGACCGTCGGCAACGCCCTCGCCGCACTGCTCACGCTCGGTTTCATCGCCGTGCCCGTGGGCGTCATGACCGGATTGGTGAGCTGA
- a CDS encoding alpha/beta hydrolase family protein, with protein sequence MPAALTRLAGRLPLVLAALLLTFGAAPSTVAAPARPAAEVVGVTQVAERQVDLSVRASALGGRTVKVRLLTPDGWDPADPSQHWPTLWLLHGCCGDYTSWTSRTDVASLDSLRHVLVVMPEAGWNGWYSDWWNHGQGGDPAWDTFHTRDLRRLLERDWGAGPRRVVAGLSMGGQGALVYAARHPGMFRAAAAYSGSAHPLLNDESTTRILGFFAGQGTDPLRVWGDPVAQRAVWAAHDPYHLAARLTRLPVYLSSGDGTAGPLDPPGPTNALEADFNRQNHALADRLKSLGARHLTTHFYGPGTHTWPYWQRELHSSLPMLLHGLGVR encoded by the coding sequence ATGCCCGCCGCCCTGACCCGCCTCGCCGGACGCCTGCCGCTCGTCCTGGCGGCGCTGCTGCTCACCTTCGGGGCGGCGCCGTCCACCGTCGCCGCCCCGGCCCGCCCCGCCGCCGAGGTCGTCGGCGTCACGCAGGTCGCCGAGCGGCAGGTGGACCTCTCGGTCCGCGCGTCGGCGCTCGGCGGCCGGACGGTCAAGGTCCGCCTGCTCACCCCGGACGGCTGGGACCCCGCCGACCCCAGCCAACACTGGCCCACCCTGTGGCTGCTGCACGGGTGCTGCGGCGACTACACGTCCTGGACGAGCAGGACCGACGTCGCCTCCCTCGACAGCCTGCGCCACGTCCTCGTCGTCATGCCCGAGGCCGGCTGGAACGGCTGGTACAGCGACTGGTGGAACCACGGGCAGGGCGGCGACCCCGCCTGGGACACCTTCCACACCCGCGACCTGCGCCGCCTCCTGGAGCGCGACTGGGGCGCCGGTCCCCGCCGGGTCGTCGCCGGACTGTCCATGGGCGGCCAGGGCGCACTCGTCTACGCGGCCCGGCACCCCGGCATGTTCAGGGCGGCGGCCGCCTACTCCGGCTCCGCGCACCCGCTCCTGAACGACGAGTCCACCACCCGCATCCTCGGCTTCTTCGCCGGCCAGGGCACCGACCCGCTGCGCGTGTGGGGCGATCCCGTCGCCCAGCGCGCCGTCTGGGCCGCCCACGACCCGTACCACCTGGCCGCCCGCCTCACGAGGCTGCCGGTCTACCTCTCCAGCGGCGACGGCACCGCGGGACCGCTGGACCCGCCGGGCCCCACGAACGCCCTGGAGGCCGACTTCAACCGGCAGAACCACGCCCTCGCCGACCGGCTGAAGAGCCTCGGCGCCCGGCACCTCACCACCCACTTCTACGGCCCCGGCACCCACACCTGGCCCTACTGGCAGCGCGAACTGCACTCCTCGCTGCCGATGCTGCTGCACGGCCTCGGAGTCCGATGA
- a CDS encoding excinuclease ABC subunit UvrA, which yields MHHPDPSDPRHDGFVRVRGAREHNLKGVDVDVPRDVLAVFTGVSGSGKSSLAFGTVYAEAQRRYFESVAPYARRLIHQVGAPKVGEITGLPPAVSLQQSRSAPTSRSSVGTVTTLSNSLRMLFSRAGRYPRGAERLDSDAFSPNTAAGACPECHGLGRVHRTTEELLVPDPSLSIREGAIAAWPGAWQGKNLRDILGALGYDVDRPWRELERADRDWILFTDEQPVVTVHPVRDANRIQRPYQGTYMSANRYVLKTFSDSKSPSLRAKAEKFLHSAPCPVCGGARLRPESLAVTFAGRNVAELARLPLTELAEVLDTPDPSETARVLTGDLRARIGTVTELGLGYLSLDRATPTLSAGELQRLRLATQLRSGLFGVVYVLDEPSAGLHPADTESLLSVLDRLKAAGNSVFVVEHHLDVMRHADWLVDVGPLAGEHGGEVLHSGPVAALKGVEGSATARFLFDDSPVTVRQVRTPRGWFTLGPVTRHNLRDVTVDVPLGAFTAVTGVSGSGKSTLIGEITEDRESVGRLVVVDQKPIGRTPRSNLATYTGLFDVVRKVFAATDEARARGYGVGRFSFNVTGGRCETCQGEGFVSVELLFLPSTYAPCPTCGGARYNAETLEVAYRGLNIAEVLDLTVESAAAFFADDPAATAVERSLRTLLDVGLGYLRLGQPATELSGGEAQRIKLASELQRVRRGHTLYLLDEPTTGLHPADVEVLLRQLNGLVDAGHSVVVVEHDMAVVAGADWVIDMGPGGGDAGGRVVVAGPPAEVAAHPGSRTAPYLRRLLP from the coding sequence ATGCACCACCCCGATCCGTCCGACCCGCGCCACGACGGCTTCGTGCGGGTGCGCGGCGCCCGTGAGCACAACCTCAAGGGCGTCGACGTCGACGTCCCCCGGGATGTCCTCGCGGTCTTCACGGGGGTCTCGGGCTCGGGCAAGTCGTCGCTGGCCTTCGGGACGGTCTACGCGGAGGCGCAGCGCCGCTACTTCGAGTCGGTCGCCCCGTACGCGCGCCGCCTGATCCACCAGGTCGGTGCGCCGAAGGTCGGCGAGATCACCGGACTGCCGCCGGCGGTGTCGCTCCAGCAGAGCCGTTCGGCGCCGACGTCCCGGTCCTCGGTCGGCACGGTCACCACGCTCTCCAATTCGCTGCGGATGCTGTTCTCGCGGGCCGGCCGCTATCCGCGGGGCGCGGAGCGGCTCGACTCGGACGCGTTCTCGCCGAACACGGCGGCCGGCGCCTGCCCGGAGTGCCACGGGCTGGGGCGCGTCCACCGCACCACGGAGGAACTGCTGGTCCCCGATCCGTCGCTGTCGATCCGCGAGGGCGCGATCGCGGCCTGGCCCGGCGCCTGGCAGGGCAAGAACCTGCGGGACATCCTCGGGGCGCTCGGCTACGACGTGGACCGGCCCTGGCGGGAGCTGGAGCGGGCGGACCGGGACTGGATCCTGTTCACGGACGAGCAGCCGGTGGTGACCGTGCACCCGGTGCGGGACGCGAACCGCATCCAACGCCCGTACCAGGGCACGTACATGAGCGCGAACCGGTACGTGCTGAAGACCTTCTCGGACTCCAAGAGCCCGTCGCTGCGGGCGAAGGCGGAGAAGTTCCTGCACAGCGCTCCGTGTCCGGTGTGCGGAGGGGCCCGGCTGCGGCCCGAGTCGCTCGCGGTGACCTTCGCGGGGCGCAACGTCGCGGAGCTGGCCCGGCTGCCGCTGACGGAGCTGGCCGAGGTCCTGGACACGCCCGACCCGTCCGAGACCGCGCGCGTCCTCACCGGGGATCTGCGCGCCCGGATCGGCACGGTCACCGAGCTCGGTCTCGGCTATCTGAGCCTGGACCGGGCCACCCCCACGCTCTCGGCCGGAGAGCTGCAACGCCTGCGGCTCGCCACGCAGTTGAGGTCGGGTCTCTTCGGGGTCGTGTACGTCCTCGACGAACCGTCGGCGGGCCTGCACCCCGCCGACACCGAGTCGCTGCTCTCAGTTCTGGACCGGCTGAAGGCGGCCGGGAACTCGGTCTTCGTGGTCGAGCACCACCTGGACGTGATGCGGCACGCGGACTGGCTGGTGGACGTGGGTCCGCTGGCGGGTGAGCACGGCGGCGAGGTGCTGCACAGCGGTCCGGTGGCCGCACTGAAGGGGGTCGAGGGCTCGGCGACGGCCCGGTTCCTGTTCGACGACTCTCCGGTGACGGTACGTCAGGTCCGTACGCCCCGGGGCTGGTTCACTCTCGGTCCGGTGACCCGGCACAATCTGCGGGACGTGACGGTCGACGTCCCGCTCGGCGCGTTCACGGCCGTCACCGGTGTCTCGGGGTCCGGCAAGTCGACGCTGATCGGCGAGATCACGGAGGACCGGGAGAGCGTGGGCCGGCTGGTGGTCGTGGACCAGAAGCCGATCGGGCGCACACCGCGCTCCAACCTCGCCACGTACACCGGCCTGTTCGACGTCGTGCGCAAGGTGTTCGCGGCCACCGACGAGGCGAGGGCCCGCGGCTACGGCGTGGGCCGGTTCTCCTTCAACGTCACCGGCGGGCGCTGCGAGACCTGTCAGGGCGAGGGGTTCGTCAGCGTCGAGCTCCTCTTCCTGCCGAGCACGTACGCCCCGTGCCCGACCTGCGGGGGCGCCCGCTACAACGCGGAGACGCTGGAGGTCGCGTACCGCGGGCTGAACATCGCCGAGGTCCTCGACCTGACGGTGGAGTCGGCGGCCGCGTTCTTCGCGGACGATCCCGCGGCGACGGCCGTGGAGCGCAGTCTGCGGACCCTGCTCGACGTCGGCCTCGGCTATCTCCGGCTGGGCCAGCCCGCGACCGAACTGTCCGGCGGCGAGGCCCAGCGCATCAAGCTGGCGAGCGAGTTGCAGCGGGTGCGGCGCGGCCACACCCTGTACCTCCTGGACGAGCCGACCACGGGACTGCACCCGGCCGACGTGGAGGTGCTGCTGCGGCAGCTGAACGGGCTCGTCGACGCGGGCCACTCCGTGGTGGTCGTGGAGCACGACATGGCGGTCGTCGCGGGCGCGGACTGGGTGATCGACATGGGTCCCGGCGGCGGGGACGCGGGCGGCCGTGTCGTCGTCGCGGGGCCGCCCGCCGAGGTGGCCGCCCACCCCGGGAGCCGCACCGCCCCCTATCTGCGGCGGCTGCTGCCCTGA
- a CDS encoding succinate dehydrogenase/fumarate reductase iron-sulfur subunit → MKLTLRVWRQKNTGAEGAMSTYEVDGISQDMSFLEMLDTLNEELIVKGEDPVAFDHDCREGICGACSLVINGDAHGPERTTTCQLHMRSFQDGDTIDIEPWRASAFPVIKDLVVDRSAFDRIIQAGGYITAPTGTAPEAHATPVPKPDADFAFEHAECIGCGACVAACPNGAAMLFTSAKVNHLNVLPQGAPERETRVLDMVAQMDEEGFGGCTLTGECATACPKGIPLFSITSMNKEWLRANRKVSR, encoded by the coding sequence ATGAAGCTCACCCTGCGCGTCTGGCGCCAGAAGAACACCGGCGCGGAAGGCGCCATGTCCACGTACGAGGTGGACGGCATCAGCCAGGACATGTCGTTCCTGGAGATGCTCGACACCCTCAACGAGGAACTCATCGTCAAGGGCGAGGACCCCGTCGCCTTCGACCACGACTGCCGCGAGGGCATCTGCGGCGCGTGCAGCCTCGTCATCAACGGCGACGCGCACGGCCCCGAGCGCACCACCACCTGCCAGCTGCACATGCGGTCCTTCCAGGACGGCGACACGATCGACATCGAGCCGTGGCGCGCCTCCGCCTTCCCGGTCATCAAGGACCTGGTGGTCGACCGCTCGGCCTTCGACCGGATCATCCAGGCCGGCGGCTACATCACCGCCCCGACCGGCACGGCCCCCGAGGCGCACGCCACGCCCGTGCCCAAGCCGGACGCGGACTTCGCCTTCGAGCACGCCGAGTGCATCGGCTGCGGCGCCTGCGTGGCGGCCTGCCCGAACGGCGCGGCCATGCTGTTCACCTCCGCCAAGGTCAACCACCTCAACGTGCTGCCGCAGGGCGCTCCCGAACGCGAGACCCGCGTCCTGGACATGGTCGCGCAGATGGACGAGGAGGGCTTCGGCGGCTGCACGCTCACCGGCGAGTGCGCGACGGCCTGCCCCAAGGGCATCCCGCTGTTCTCCATCACGAGCATGAACAAGGAGTGGCTGCGCGCGAACCGCAAGGTCAGCCGCTGA